The Microbispora sp. ZYX-F-249 genome includes a window with the following:
- a CDS encoding HAD hydrolase-like protein, with protein sequence MTRYCLFDLDGTLTDPEAGIVASMRHALAATGVAEVDHARLRAMIGPPLQDGFLRLGVPPDRIADAVHAYREHYTAGGMYENEVIAGIPAVLEALVADGRTLAVATSKPAVYAEKILVHFGLDGFFSYVAGATLDGSRRHKADVVRHALGVLGATPEEAVMIGDRGEDVAGAAECGVRCVAVTWGFGDAAEFAAPGVVAVVDTPARLLEVLTRTAAGDPPADVAS encoded by the coding sequence GTGACCCGGTACTGCCTCTTCGACCTCGACGGCACGCTGACCGATCCCGAGGCCGGCATCGTCGCCTCGATGCGGCACGCCCTGGCCGCGACCGGGGTCGCGGAGGTGGATCACGCGCGGCTCCGCGCCATGATCGGCCCACCCCTGCAGGACGGCTTCCTCCGGCTCGGCGTGCCACCGGACCGGATCGCCGACGCCGTTCACGCGTACCGCGAGCACTACACCGCGGGCGGCATGTACGAGAACGAGGTCATCGCGGGGATCCCCGCCGTGCTGGAGGCTCTCGTCGCCGACGGCCGGACCCTGGCGGTGGCGACGTCGAAGCCGGCCGTCTACGCCGAGAAGATCCTGGTGCACTTCGGGCTCGACGGCTTCTTCTCGTACGTGGCCGGGGCGACGCTGGACGGGTCCCGGCGGCACAAGGCGGACGTCGTCCGCCACGCGCTCGGCGTCCTCGGCGCCACGCCCGAGGAGGCGGTCATGATCGGCGACCGCGGCGAGGACGTCGCCGGCGCGGCCGAGTGCGGCGTGCGGTGCGTCGCGGTGACGTGGGGGTTCGGCGACGCGGCCGAGTTCGCCGCCCCCGGCGTCGTCGCCGTGGTGGACACCCCCGCGCGACTTCTGGAGGTGCTCACCCGGACGGCGGCGGGCGATCCGCCGGCAGACGTGGCGTCCTAG
- a CDS encoding sigma factor-like helix-turn-helix DNA-binding protein → MWGQWLPEPLLAGDPMLGPADTAEQRESVSYAVLTLMERLSPNERAVYVLREAFGYPHREIAEILDITEAACQQLFHRAKKHVADGRARTEIDRAAARRIVEEFLTAARNGRIESLVRLLTQDAVAIGDGGGKVPARAKAFEGAVAVARFVWGLLKPAEAKRALVGGKPEVYAWTANGEPALVAVVDGRVVGVVCVEVTAEGVAALRSQINPDKLERATARWAASDHGEPLFEAF, encoded by the coding sequence ATGTGGGGCCAGTGGCTTCCCGAGCCGCTGCTCGCCGGGGACCCGATGCTCGGCCCGGCCGACACCGCCGAGCAGCGCGAGTCGGTCTCGTACGCGGTGCTCACCCTCATGGAGCGCCTGTCGCCGAACGAGCGCGCGGTGTACGTGCTGCGGGAGGCCTTCGGCTACCCCCACCGGGAGATCGCCGAGATCCTCGACATCACCGAGGCCGCCTGCCAGCAGCTCTTCCACCGCGCCAAGAAACACGTCGCGGACGGCAGGGCCCGCACCGAGATCGACCGGGCGGCCGCCCGGCGGATCGTCGAGGAGTTCCTGACGGCCGCCAGGAACGGCCGGATCGAGTCGCTCGTGCGCCTGCTCACGCAGGACGCCGTCGCGATCGGCGACGGCGGCGGGAAGGTCCCGGCCCGGGCCAAGGCGTTCGAGGGCGCCGTCGCGGTCGCGAGGTTCGTGTGGGGTCTGCTCAAACCCGCGGAGGCCAAGCGCGCCCTGGTCGGAGGAAAGCCCGAGGTGTACGCCTGGACCGCCAACGGCGAGCCCGCCCTCGTGGCCGTCGTCGACGGCCGGGTCGTCGGCGTCGTGTGCGTGGAGGTCACCGCCGAGGGCGTCGCCGCGCTCCGCAGCCAGATCAACCCGGACAAGCTCGAACGGGCCACCGCGCGCTGGGCGGCCTCCGATCATGGGGAGCCCCTGTTCGAAGCCTTCTGA
- a CDS encoding glycerol-3-phosphate dehydrogenase/oxidase encodes MSVPMGPRAREAALRRLSEDEFDVLVVGGGVVGAGVALDAVSRGLSVALVEARDLAAGTSSRSSKLIHGGLRYLEQLDFRLVREALRERGLLVTRLAPHLVRPVPFLFPLRHRVWERGYVGAGVLLYDTLGGARALPRHRQLSHSRALRAAPGLRSDALVGAIQYYDAQVDDARFTMTLARTAMQYGACVTTRTEVTGFLRDGGRVTGAVVRDLEGGAELRVRARQVINATGVWTDEIQRLAGASPGSRGSVTVQASKGVHLVVPREKIRLDTGLILRTEKSVLFVIPWGPHWIVGTTDTPWDLDKVEPAPTRADIDYILEHVNAVLRTPLTLDDIEGVYAGLRPLLGGPGKEGAGSETVKLSREHAVIRPEPGLVIVAGGKYTTYRVMAKDAVDVAVAGLGQNVPGSVTDRVPVLGAAGFEALRNNRRRLAGRAGLPVARVEHLLGRYGSCVEEVLALIEAEPGLGEPIPGAEGYLKAEAVYAVTHEGALHLEDVLVRRTRVFIEERDHGLAAAPEVAALVAPALGWDDDRTRAEIDAYRSGVEADLAAQREWDDAAANAVRLAAAAPARQVA; translated from the coding sequence ATGTCTGTACCCATGGGTCCCCGCGCCCGGGAGGCGGCGCTGCGGAGGCTGAGCGAGGACGAGTTCGACGTCCTGGTCGTCGGCGGCGGGGTGGTCGGCGCCGGCGTCGCGCTCGACGCGGTCTCGCGCGGCCTGTCCGTCGCGCTGGTGGAGGCCCGTGACCTCGCGGCCGGCACCTCGAGCCGGTCGAGCAAGCTGATCCACGGCGGGCTGCGCTACCTGGAGCAGCTCGACTTCCGGCTGGTCCGGGAGGCGCTCAGGGAGCGGGGCCTGCTGGTGACCCGGCTGGCCCCGCACCTGGTCCGCCCGGTGCCGTTCCTGTTCCCGCTGCGTCACCGCGTGTGGGAGCGCGGCTACGTCGGCGCGGGCGTGCTGCTGTACGACACCCTCGGCGGCGCCCGCGCGCTGCCGCGCCACCGCCAGCTCAGCCACAGCCGGGCCCTGCGCGCGGCCCCCGGCCTGCGCAGCGACGCGCTCGTCGGGGCCATCCAGTACTACGACGCCCAGGTCGACGACGCCCGCTTCACGATGACGCTGGCCCGCACGGCCATGCAGTACGGCGCCTGCGTCACCACCCGCACCGAGGTCACCGGGTTCCTGCGCGACGGGGGGCGTGTCACGGGCGCGGTGGTGCGCGACCTGGAGGGCGGCGCGGAGCTGCGGGTCAGGGCCCGCCAGGTGATCAACGCCACCGGCGTGTGGACCGACGAGATCCAGCGGCTCGCGGGGGCGTCGCCGGGCTCGCGGGGATCGGTGACCGTCCAGGCGTCCAAGGGCGTGCACCTCGTCGTACCCAGGGAGAAGATCCGGCTCGACACCGGGCTGATCCTGCGGACCGAGAAAAGCGTGCTGTTCGTCATCCCCTGGGGTCCGCACTGGATCGTCGGCACCACCGACACCCCATGGGACCTGGACAAGGTCGAGCCGGCCCCCACCCGGGCCGACATCGACTACATCCTGGAGCACGTCAACGCCGTGCTGCGGACGCCGCTCACCCTCGACGACATCGAGGGCGTCTACGCGGGCCTGCGCCCGCTGCTGGGCGGCCCCGGGAAAGAGGGCGCGGGGTCGGAGACCGTCAAGCTCTCCCGGGAGCACGCGGTCATCCGGCCCGAGCCCGGCCTGGTCATCGTCGCGGGCGGCAAGTACACCACGTATCGCGTGATGGCCAAGGACGCCGTCGACGTCGCCGTGGCCGGGCTCGGCCAGAACGTGCCCGGGTCGGTCACCGACCGCGTCCCCGTCCTCGGGGCGGCCGGCTTCGAGGCGCTGCGCAACAACCGCCGCCGCCTCGCCGGGCGCGCCGGGCTGCCCGTCGCGCGCGTCGAGCACCTGCTCGGCCGGTACGGCTCCTGCGTCGAGGAGGTGCTCGCGCTGATCGAGGCCGAGCCCGGCCTGGGCGAGCCGATCCCGGGCGCGGAGGGCTACCTCAAGGCCGAGGCGGTGTACGCGGTCACGCACGAGGGCGCGCTGCACCTGGAGGACGTCCTGGTCCGCCGCACCCGGGTCTTCATCGAGGAACGGGACCACGGGCTCGCGGCGGCCCCCGAGGTCGCCGCGCTGGTCGCACCCGCTCTCGGCTGGGACGACGACCGGACGCGCGCGGAGATCGACGCCTACCGTTCGGGTGTGGAGGCCGACCTGGCCGCGCAGCGGGAGTGGGACGACGCCGCGGCCAACGCCGTACGCCTCGCGGCGGCGGCCCCGGCGCGGCAGGTGGCCTGA
- a CDS encoding NAD(P)/FAD-dependent oxidoreductase: protein MQHRIIVLGAGYTGAVAAGRLARRLRREDVAITLVNAEPDFVERVRMHQLATGQELKRRPLSAMFAGTGVEVTIAKVTGVDAGRRTVAVDGADGTAELPYDTLVYALGSGWNDQGVPGAAEHAYEIAGRAGALRLRERLSRMTAGQAVVVVGGGLTGIEAAAEIAEARPDLDVAIAARDGLGDWLSPNGRGHLRRVFGRLGVTVHEHTVVTGVEADRVVTADGTEIPAAVTVWTTGFAVHPIARATALEVTGTGQIVVDGTMRSVSHPDVYAIGDAAMVMGPGNKPLRMSCASGTPTAWQAADAIAARLTGGPLPNAPIRYFNQCVSLGRKEGLIQYVTADDRAVRAVLTGRLAAVYKELVCKGAAWGVANPTLGLPARRRPVTRQRGAAGPAVKEPA from the coding sequence ATGCAGCACCGCATCATCGTCCTCGGAGCCGGATACACGGGAGCCGTCGCCGCCGGACGCCTCGCCAGGCGGCTCCGCCGTGAGGACGTCGCCATCACGCTCGTCAACGCCGAGCCCGACTTCGTCGAACGCGTCCGCATGCACCAGCTGGCGACCGGCCAGGAGCTCAAGCGCCGGCCGTTGAGCGCCATGTTCGCGGGCACCGGCGTCGAAGTGACGATCGCGAAGGTCACCGGCGTCGACGCCGGCCGCAGGACCGTCGCCGTCGACGGCGCGGACGGCACGGCGGAGCTCCCCTACGACACGCTCGTCTACGCCCTCGGCAGCGGCTGGAACGACCAGGGCGTCCCCGGGGCGGCCGAGCACGCCTACGAGATCGCCGGCCGCGCCGGAGCTCTCCGGCTGCGCGAGCGCCTGTCCCGCATGACCGCCGGGCAGGCCGTGGTCGTCGTCGGCGGCGGCCTCACCGGCATCGAGGCCGCCGCCGAGATCGCCGAGGCCCGCCCGGACCTCGACGTCGCCATCGCCGCCCGCGACGGCCTCGGCGACTGGCTCTCGCCCAACGGCCGCGGGCACCTGCGGAGAGTTTTCGGCAGGCTCGGCGTCACCGTGCACGAGCACACCGTCGTCACCGGCGTCGAAGCCGACCGCGTCGTCACCGCGGACGGCACGGAGATCCCGGCCGCCGTCACCGTGTGGACCACCGGCTTCGCCGTCCACCCGATCGCGCGGGCGACCGCCCTGGAGGTCACCGGCACCGGCCAGATCGTGGTCGACGGGACCATGCGCTCGGTCTCCCACCCCGACGTGTACGCGATCGGCGACGCTGCCATGGTGATGGGCCCGGGGAACAAGCCGCTGCGGATGTCCTGCGCCTCGGGAACGCCGACCGCATGGCAGGCCGCCGACGCCATCGCGGCGCGCCTGACCGGCGGCCCGCTCCCGAACGCGCCGATCCGCTACTTCAACCAGTGCGTATCACTGGGCCGCAAGGAAGGCCTGATCCAGTACGTCACCGCCGACGACCGCGCCGTGCGGGCCGTGCTGACCGGACGGCTCGCCGCCGTCTACAAGGAGCTGGTCTGCAAGGGCGCCGCATGGGGTGTGGCCAACCCGACGCTCGGGCTGCCGGCCCGGCGCCGTCCCGTCACGCGGCAGCGTGGCGCGGCGGGCCCGGCCGTCAAGGAACCGGCGTAG
- the cpt gene encoding chloramphenicol phosphotransferase CPT produces MTTQAIVLNGGSSAGKSEIVRHLQAVLPRPWLAFGVDSLIEAMPRSMQDTDAGIEFAPDGAVDVGPEFMALQAAWMEGIAAMVRAGAPVIIDDVFLGAAATQRRWQRVLAGLDVLWVGVRCDTAIAAERERARGDRIPGMAATQATMVHEGVVYDLEVDTTHTPSPTCAKIIAAQVTT; encoded by the coding sequence GTGACGACTCAAGCGATCGTGCTCAACGGCGGATCGAGCGCGGGCAAGTCCGAGATCGTGCGGCACCTGCAGGCTGTCCTGCCGCGACCGTGGCTCGCGTTCGGGGTCGACTCGCTCATCGAGGCGATGCCCCGGTCCATGCAGGACACGGACGCGGGAATCGAGTTCGCCCCCGACGGCGCCGTGGACGTCGGGCCGGAGTTCATGGCGCTGCAGGCGGCGTGGATGGAGGGGATCGCGGCGATGGTCCGTGCCGGAGCCCCGGTGATCATCGACGACGTGTTCCTCGGCGCGGCCGCGACCCAGCGACGCTGGCAGCGCGTTCTCGCCGGACTGGACGTCCTGTGGGTCGGGGTCAGGTGTGACACCGCGATCGCCGCCGAGCGTGAGAGGGCCCGCGGGGACCGGATCCCGGGAATGGCCGCGACGCAGGCGACGATGGTGCACGAGGGTGTGGTCTACGACCTGGAAGTGGACACCACGCACACCCCGTCCCCGACGTGCGCCAAGATCATCGCTGCTCAGGTGACGACGTAG